In Labrus bergylta chromosome 11, fLabBer1.1, whole genome shotgun sequence, one genomic interval encodes:
- the vmn2r1 gene encoding vomeronasal type-2 receptor 1 gives MEIIRFLLGLCVFFYFHRSVSAEATCKLKAKFNLSGYKNVEKKKVVIGGMFPVHKRIASSDGNTSRVPVSSGCEGFNFRTFRWTQTMLFAINEINKRNDILPNTDLGYVIYDSCFTISKAVEGTLTYLSGQDEAVPNYRCGTGAPLAALVGAGGSDLSIATARILGLYHFPQVSYSSSCSALESKFQFPTFLRTIPNDKHQSTAMAQLVLHFGWTWVGTIAADDDYGKYGIKDFKEQVEEAGVCISFSETLPKVSSPEDIQRIVQTVVEATAKIIVVFSSDVDLSPLIVELLRHNVTNRTWIASEAWVTSALINQPDVSSVLGGTLGFGVKRANIPGLQHHLLDLDPYDDPLAEEFWELLFPCTLNFSKAASHAKQMAEEVNGTLSRPVRGIPEGLCTGRESLAQLNNTYLDVSQLRITYSVYKAVYAVAHALHNLEHCEAGKGPFNGKKECADITKFEPWQLMYYLKNVHFKVPNTDEELYFDNGDVEAFYDIINWQINSNGEISYITVGRYNGSAAPEDRMTIVNDSIVWNNEVLQPPRSVCSENCQPGTRKGIRQGEPVCCFDCIPCADGEISNMTNARECVLCSGDYWSNEAHDACLPKIIEFLAFGEPLGITLIVISAFGALLTIAVGVVYVVNLGTPLVKANDALLSFSLLFSLVVTFLCSIVFLGEPQHWSCMTSQVGLALGFALCLSSLMGKAAVLMLRAQALKAARARNKAAAKAAKAAAEAAANSGNPDVIVTNTIHNTDATCAKPEIDTLTCAHQRAIASVATLIQAIACTVWLIILPPHPVKNTSAQNIKIILECDEGSVVFICCIFAYDILLALLAFIFAFIARKLEDHLSEAKCVTFGMLVFFIVWISFVPAYLSTRGKFMVAVQIFAILASSFGLLTCIFLPKCYVLLIKPERNTEEMMRPRAKLSDGISTGTSASLATAATEVNATIASTAIDD, from the exons ATGGAAATCATTCGCTTTTTGCTTGGACTATGTGTCTTTTTCTACTTTCACAGATCTGTTTCAGCAGAGGCCACATGCAAGCTGAAGGCAAAGTTCAACCTGAGCGGCTACAAGAATGTGGAAAAGAAGAAGGTTGTTATTGGGGGCATGTTTCCTGTACACAAGCGTATTGCATCCAGTGATGGCAACACTTCAAGGGTGCCTGTCTCCTCAGGGTGTGAGGG GTTTAACTTCCGCACCTTCCGTTGGACCCAGACCATGCTGTTTGCCATTAATGAAATTAACAAGAGGAACGACATACTGCCCAACACAGACCTCGGCTACGTCATCTATGACTCCTGCTTCACCATCTCCAAGGCAGTGGAGGGCACCCTCACTTACCTGTCAGGCCAAGATGAGGCTGTACCCAACTACCGCTGCGGGACTGGGGCACCTCTCGCTGCTCTAGTGGGCGCCGGGGGCTCTGATCTTTCCATTGCCACTGCTAGAATACTTGGACTCTATCACTTCCCTCAG GTCAGCTATTCTTCATCTTGCTCCGCCCTGGAGAGTAAGTTCCAGTTCCCTACTTTCCTGAGGACCATTCCCAATGACAAGCACCAGTCTACAGCTATGGCCCAGCTGGTACTGCACTTTGGCTGGACTTGGGTAGGCACCATTGCTGCAGATGATGATTATGGCAAGTATGGCATCAAAGACTTCAAGGAGCAGGTGGAGGAAGCTGGTGTCTGCATATCCTTCTCTGAGACACTGCCCAAG GTGAGTTCCCCGGAGGACATTCAGCGCATCGTTCAAACTGTAGTCGAGGCCACAGCCAAGATCATCGTGGTTTTCTCATCAGACGTGGATCTCAGTCCACTTATTGTTGAGCTGCTCCGGCATAATGTGACCAACCGCACCTGGATTGCCAGCGAGGCCTGGGTGACCTCCGCTCTTATCAATCAGCCAGAC GTGAGCTCGGTGCTGGGAGGTACTTTGGGCTTTGGAGTAAAAAGGGCAAACATACCAGGCCTTCAGCACCATCTACTGGATTTGGACCCTTATGATGACCCACTTGCTGAGGAATTCTGGGAGTTG TTGTTTCCCTGCACATTgaactttagcaaagcagcgaGTCATGCCAAGCAAATGGCTGAAGAGGTTAACGGAACACTTTCCAGACCAGTGAGGGGCATTCCTGAAGGGCTATGTACAGGGCGTGAGTCTCTGGCACAGCTCAATAACACTTATTTGGATGTTTCCCAGTTACGAATAACTTACAG TGTGTACAAAGCCGTGTACGCTGTGGCCCATGCTCTGCACAACCTAGAGCACTGTGAGGCGGGAAAGGGTCCGTTCAATGGGAAAAAAGAATGTGCTGACATCACCAAGTTTGAGCCGTGGCAG CTGATGTACTACTTGAAGAATGTGCATTTCAAAGTACCGAACACAGATGAAGAGCTCTACTTTGACAACGGGGATGTAGAAGCATTTTATGACATAATTAACTGGCAGATCAATAGTAATGGGGAGATATCCTATATTACTGTTGGACGCTACAATGGCTCAGCAGCCCCAGAGGACAGGATGACCATAGTGAATGACTCCATTGTGTGGAACAATGAAGTTTTGCAG cctCCTAGGTCAGTGTGCAGTGAAAACTGCCAGCCTGGAACCCGGAAGGGAATCAGACAAGGAGAGCCGGTTTGCTGCTTTGACTGTATCCCATGTGCTGATGGAGAGATAAGCAACATGACTA ATGCTCGTGAATGTGTCCTGTGCAGTGGAGACTACTGGTCCAATGAGGCTCATGATGCATGTTTACCAAAAATCATTGAGTTTCTGGCCTTTGGAGAGCCACTGGGGATCACTCTCATCGTCATCTCGGCCTTTGGAGCTCTACTCACCATTGCTGTCGGG GTGGTGTATGTTGTGAACCTGGGCACCCCTCTGGTGAAAGCTAATGATGCTTTGTTGAGTTTCTCACTGCTCTTCTCGCTGGTGGTGACCTTCCTCTGCTCCATCGTCTTTCTCGGAGAACCTCAGCACTGGAGCTGCATGACCAGCCAAGTAGGACTGGCTCTGGGCTTTGCTCTCTGCCTTTCCTCTCTCATGG GTAAGGCGGCTGTATTAATGCTGAGAGCTCAGGCTCTGAAAGCAGCCCGTGCAAGAAACAAAGCAGCTGCTAAAGCTGCAAAAGCTGCAGCTGAAGCAGCAGCCAACAGTGGAAATCCAGATGTCATTGTAACCAACACAATTCATAACACTGATGCTACTTGTGCTAAACCTGAAATAGACACTCTCACATGTGCCCACCAGAGGGCGATAGCTTCCGTGGCAACATTAATACAG GCTATAGCATGCACAGTGTGGCTCATCATCCTTCCTCCACATCCAGTCAAGAACACCTCTGCCCAGAATATAAAGATCATTCTCGAGTGTGATGAAGGCTCTGTGGTCTTCATTTGTTGTATCTTTGCCTATGACATCCTGCTGGCTCTGCTGGCCTTCATCTTTGCCTTCATTGCCCGTAAACTGGAAGATCACCTCAG TGAGGCCAAGTGTGTGACATTTGGCATGCTGGTCTTCTTCATCGTTTGGATCTCCTTTGTCCCGGCGTACCTCAGCACACGAGGAAAGTTCATGGTTGCTGTCCAGATTTTTGCCATCCTGGCATCCAGCTTCGGCCTGCTGACCTGCATCTTCCTGCCAAAGTGTTACGTTCTTTTGATCAAACCTGAACGCAACACAGAGGAGATGATGAGGCCTCGCGCCAAACTAAGTGACGGAATCTCGACTGGGACCTCAGCCTCACTCGCTACAGCTGCTACTGAGGTCAACGCTACAATCGCATCCACTGCTATTGATGATTAG